In bacterium, the DNA window ACCGACGCAACGGTGGACACGTCATCGCTACAGCCGATCCGTTCTTCCATCGCCTGCAAGTACGTCTCGAGCACGCTCCGGTACTGCCGGAGCGAGAAGATAAGCGTTACGTTGACGTTGATTCCGTCAGCCAGCAGCAAGCGGACTGCGGGCAGACCCTCTTCCGTCCCCGGAACCTTGATCATCAAATTCGGACGATCAACCTTTTTCCACAGTCGCTGCGCCTCGACAACGGTCTTCTCGGTGTTGTGGGCGAGTTTCGGAGAGACCTCGAGACTTACGAAACCGTCGGCTCCGTCGGAGGAAACATAGACCGGATGCAGAGCATCCGCAGCTCGCTGAACGTCAGCTACCGCCAGATGCTCGAACGTCTCCTGCGGCGACCAGTTGCATTCGATACCGGCCAGTATGTCGGCGTCGTAGTCACTGCTGCCGATGATGGCTTGTTGAAAGATCGTGGGATTGGAGGTCATGCCGCGCACGCCCTCGTCAATCATCCGCGCGAGTTCACCGGAATCGAGAAGTTTGCGGCTGATGTAATCGAGCCAGAGGGACTGTCCGTGTTCGAAGGTTGCCTTGATAATCGGATGTTTCATCACGTTGCCTGTGGGTGTCGAACCAGAATCCAATGTGCAGAACTCTATCGGTCGCTATGATCTTTCCTTCTCGATCTCAAGAACTTTGCGCAGGCGGCGTTCATGGCGGTCGGCGTGCGAGAACTCCGCGCCGAGAAACGTCTTGACGATCTCCAGAGCGAGGGAAAGACCGATGACGCGCGCGCCCAAACAGATCACGTTCATGGCGTCGTCCTCCACTCCCTGACGAGCGGAGAACGTATCGTGACAGACGGCGGCGCGGATGCCCGTGACTTTGTTGGCGGCAATCGAGGTTCCCACCCCGCTGCCGCAGACCAAAATCCCGCGCTCGGCTTCCCCTCCCGCGACGGCATGGGCTACGGCTCGCGCGAAATCGGGATAATCCACGGGCTCGGCCGACGCTGTGCCCAAATCCATCACGTCCCGGCCCAACTCCCGCAAGTGCGAAACCAGATATTTCT includes these proteins:
- the tal gene encoding transaldolase; translation: MKHPIIKATFEHGQSLWLDYISRKLLDSGELARMIDEGVRGMTSNPTIFQQAIIGSSDYDADILAGIECNWSPQETFEHLAVADVQRAADALHPVYVSSDGADGFVSLEVSPKLAHNTEKTVVEAQRLWKKVDRPNLMIKVPGTEEGLPAVRLLLADGINVNVTLIFSLRQYRSVLETYLQAMEERIGCSDDVSTVASVASFFVSRVDTAADKQLLAKGQSKLIGKAAVANACIAYRHFLEVTASSRWKALAERGARVQRPLWASTSTKDPAYSDVLYIEELVAKHTVNTLPPVTLDAWKDHGRPSGRLVENLKTAEETFERITHAGVDLQKITEDLIEDGVKKFTDSYDDVLTAIEGRVQAGNLA
- the rpiB gene encoding ribose 5-phosphate isomerase B: MIIAIGADHAGYALKKYLVSHLRELGRDVMDLGTASAEPVDYPDFARAVAHAVAGGEAERGILVCGSGVGTSIAANKVTGIRAAVCHDTFSARQGVEDDAMNVICLGARVIGLSLALEIVKTFLGAEFSHADRHERRLRKVLEIEKERS